The genomic window AGCGACAATAAGTATTTTCCTAAGTTAGTGCTTCAGCACCACCAACAACTTCAAGGAGTTCTTGGGTAATTGCAGCTTGTCGGGCTTTGTTGTAAGACAGCGTGAGGGTGTTAATCAATTCACCGGCATTCTCGCTGGCATTACTCATGGCTGTCATCCGCGCTGCTAGTTCACTAGCCGCTGATTCTTGCAGCGCCCGCAATAACTGGTTACTCAGATACAGGGGCAACAGAGAATCGAGAATCTGCACTGGATCTTGCTCGAAAATCATGTCAGGAGCCAACGGGCGGGCTTGGTTAGTCACTTTCTCCCGTTCTACTTCAAATTTACCGCCACGGGTTGTCAAGCGGAAGATTTCGTCATCTGCTGCTTCTAAGCCTTGAGTATCCAGCGGAAGTAGGGTTTGCACCACGGGACGGGAGCTAACCAGGGAAAGGAATCTGGTATAAATTAATTCGATGCGGTCTACTTTTTCCGATAGAAATAAGGAAAGTAGTTGATCGGCAATCTGATTGGCTTCCGGTGCGGTGGGGATTTGCTCTAAGCCGCTGTAAGTAGCATCAATGGGCTGATCGCGGCGTTGAAAGTACTGTGTAGCTTTGCGTCCGACGAGCACAAATTGATAGTCTAAACCTTCTGCCTTGATTTCTTTGGCGCGGTTTTCTGCACGACGGATAACGTTATTATTGTAGCCGCCGCATAGACCGCGATCGCCTGAAATTACCAACAGCCCGACTGACTTAACTTCCCGTTTTTTCAGCAGTGGCAGGTTTGCTTCTTCAAATCGTAGACGGCTTTGCAAACCATACAATACTTGTGCCAAGCGATCGGCAAAGGGGCGAGTCGCTAGCACTTGTTCTTGCGCCCGACGCACTCTAGCCGCAGCTACCAGGCGCATGGCTTCTGTGATTTTTTTGGTGTTTTTGACCGACTGAATGCGATCGCGTATTGCTTTTAGATTGGCCATAATTCGATTTTAGATTTTAGATTTTAGATTTTAGATTTGGGGTTTCGGATTTTAGATTTAATCCGAAATCCAAAATCCAAAATCCAAAATTGCTATGCTGTAGCTTTGAAGGTCTTCTTGTATTCGGTGAGTGCTTCCTTCAAGGCAACTTCTTCTGCATCACCTAGTGCTTTAGAGCCTTGTACTCCTTGCACATACTGCGGTTTACCAGTCTTTAAGTACTCGCGTAGACCTTTGGTGAAGGTGGTTACTTGATTTACAGGTACATCATCTAAGTAACCATTGATACCAGCATACAGAATTGCTACTTGCTCGTATACTGATAGTGGCGAATTTTGTGGCTGCTTGAGGAGTTCGCGCAACCGTTGACCCCGTGCCAACTGGTCTTGAGTAGCTTTATCTAAGTCAGAAGCAAATTGAGCGAAGGCTTGCAGGTCATCAAATTGTGCCAGTTCCAATTTAATTTTACCGGCAACTTTTTTCATTGCCTTGGTTTGCGCCGCCGAACCCACGCGGGATACAGAAATACCAGGGTTCACAGCAGGACGGATACCAGCGTTAAACAGGTCAGAAGACAGGAATATCTGACCATCGGTAATGGAAATTACGTTTGTAGGGATGTATGCTGAAACGTCACCAGCTTGAGTTTCGATGATTGGTAGGGCGGTCATACTGCCTTTACCTAATTCGTCACTCAGCTTTGCTGCTCTTTCTAGTAAGCGGGAGTGGATGTAGAATACATCTCCAGGGTAAGCTTCGCGTCCGGGTGGACGACGCAGCAACAGGGACATTTGGCGATAAGCTTGGGCTTGCTTGGAGAGGTCATCGTAAATAACTAGGGTAGCTTTACCCTTGTACATGAAGTACTCAGCGATGGTTGCGCCTGTGTAGGGAGCTAGGTATTGCAGGGTTGCTGGTTCACTGGCGCTAGCGGCGACGACCACGGTGTAATCCATTGCGCCTTTTTCTTGCAATGTCTGCACCACGTTAGCAACTGTGGAAGCCTTTTGACCGATCGCAACGTAGACACAAATTACATCTTCTTCTTTTTGGTTGATGATTGTGTCGATCGCGATCGCAGTTTTGCCGGTTTGTCGGTCACCAATAATCAATTCCCGCTGACCACGACCGATGGGAATCATTGAGTCAATAGCTGTGATCCCCGTTTGCATGGGTTCGTGTACAGACCGACGCTCAATGATACCAGGTGCTGGAGATTCAATCAAACGACTTTCTGAGGACTTGATGTCTCCCTTGCCATCAATGGGGCGACCCAAGGCGTCTACAACTCGTCCAATTAAGGCTTCTCCTACAGGCACCTGGGCAATTCTACCAGTCGCAGTTACGGAGCTACCTTCTTGAATTTCTATCCCTTCACCCATAAGCACCGCGCCCACATTGTCTTCTTCCAAGTTCTGGGCGATGCCAATTGTACCGTCTTCAAATTCTAAGAGTTCCCCAGCCATTGCCTTTTCGAGACCATAGATCCGGGCAATACCGTCACCAACTTGTAGGACAGTACCAACGTTAGCAACTTTGACCTCTTGATCGTATTGCTCGATTTGTTGTTGGATTATGCTGCTAATTTCGTCAGGTCTAATTGATATGCTCATGTGTCTATCTTTTTTGCTTTCGAGACGGAAAAATTCAATAGTTAGGAGTGATGAGTTAAAAAAGCAATGGTTAAAAGTTAAAAGTCAAAATAAATTACTGTTTACTTAACTCCTAACTCCTGTACAGACGCGATTAATCGCGTCTCTCCTAACTCCTGTACAGACGCGATTAATCGCGTCTCTCCTAACTTTCTAGCTATTAGTTAAGCGCAATGAAAGGCGGCGCAACTGACCCCGGATACTGGCATCAATTACCTGCGAACCTACTTTAATGATTACACCACCAATTAACTCACTGTCTACCTTGGTTTCCATTTCTACCTGGCGAGCATTAGTTATGGCAATCACCTTTTCTGTAATTGCCTGCTGTTGAGCTTCTGTGAGGGGAACGGCTGAAATCACTTCCGCTAATACGGTTTGATTCAGCTGCCGCAACAGCGCCAGATACTGTTGAAAAATTGATTCCAAGAATGCAATGCGGCGTTTGTCTACTAGTATTAGCAAAAAATTGCGTAAGTAGGGGTTAGCGCCTTCACCGAGTATTTGTTTGATTAGAGATTTTTTGTTCTCAGACTGAATAAACGGGTTGCTGAAGAAGTTTTGTAGCTGTTTGTCTGCCCTGAGCAAACCCAGGAAAGTCCGCGCATCTTCCCCGAACTCTTCTGTCAAATTTTTCGATTGCGCTATTGACAAAAGTGCCTGTGCGTAAGGCTGGGCTACTTCGCCTGTTGCTACTTTGCTTGTCATACATTGCCTCCGAGTTGTGCGATGCTGCGGTCAATTAAACCTTGTTGAGCATCGTCGGCAATCCCGCCTTTGAGTTGCGATTCGACTTTTTGCAATGCTAGAGTAGCTACCCGTTGCCGCAGTTGAGTGATCGCTCGCTCGGTTTCACTGTTTAAATCTGCTGCTGCTGTTTGTTTCAAGCGTTCTACGTCTTGCACTGCCTTCGCCAACAAGGCTTCTTTCGCGTTTTGGGCGTTTTCTGTGGCAGATTGGCGGATGCGTTGTGCCTCTGCCTGAGATTGCTTCAACTGTTCTTGCGCTTGGGAAAGAGCAGTCTTTGCCTCTTTTAAGCGCCTTTCTGCTTCCTGAATT from Nostoc sp. UHCC 0926 includes these protein-coding regions:
- a CDS encoding F0F1 ATP synthase subunit gamma translates to MANLKAIRDRIQSVKNTKKITEAMRLVAAARVRRAQEQVLATRPFADRLAQVLYGLQSRLRFEEANLPLLKKREVKSVGLLVISGDRGLCGGYNNNVIRRAENRAKEIKAEGLDYQFVLVGRKATQYFQRRDQPIDATYSGLEQIPTAPEANQIADQLLSLFLSEKVDRIELIYTRFLSLVSSRPVVQTLLPLDTQGLEAADDEIFRLTTRGGKFEVEREKVTNQARPLAPDMIFEQDPVQILDSLLPLYLSNQLLRALQESAASELAARMTAMSNASENAGELINTLTLSYNKARQAAITQELLEVVGGAEALT
- the atpA gene encoding F0F1 ATP synthase subunit alpha; its protein translation is MSISIRPDEISSIIQQQIEQYDQEVKVANVGTVLQVGDGIARIYGLEKAMAGELLEFEDGTIGIAQNLEEDNVGAVLMGEGIEIQEGSSVTATGRIAQVPVGEALIGRVVDALGRPIDGKGDIKSSESRLIESPAPGIIERRSVHEPMQTGITAIDSMIPIGRGQRELIIGDRQTGKTAIAIDTIINQKEEDVICVYVAIGQKASTVANVVQTLQEKGAMDYTVVVAASASEPATLQYLAPYTGATIAEYFMYKGKATLVIYDDLSKQAQAYRQMSLLLRRPPGREAYPGDVFYIHSRLLERAAKLSDELGKGSMTALPIIETQAGDVSAYIPTNVISITDGQIFLSSDLFNAGIRPAVNPGISVSRVGSAAQTKAMKKVAGKIKLELAQFDDLQAFAQFASDLDKATQDQLARGQRLRELLKQPQNSPLSVYEQVAILYAGINGYLDDVPVNQVTTFTKGLREYLKTGKPQYVQGVQGSKALGDAEEVALKEALTEYKKTFKATA
- the atpH gene encoding ATP synthase F1 subunit delta, translating into MTSKVATGEVAQPYAQALLSIAQSKNLTEEFGEDARTFLGLLRADKQLQNFFSNPFIQSENKKSLIKQILGEGANPYLRNFLLILVDKRRIAFLESIFQQYLALLRQLNQTVLAEVISAVPLTEAQQQAITEKVIAITNARQVEMETKVDSELIGGVIIKVGSQVIDASIRGQLRRLSLRLTNS
- a CDS encoding F0F1 ATP synthase subunit B, whose protein sequence is MGIMGTLLLLAAEANAVHSELAEGPAEGGFGLNLDIFETNLINLAILVGILFYFGRKVLSNILNERQSNIATAIQEAERRLKEAKTALSQAQEQLKQSQAEAQRIRQSATENAQNAKEALLAKAVQDVERLKQTAAADLNSETERAITQLRQRVATLALQKVESQLKGGIADDAQQGLIDRSIAQLGGNV